CAGTAATCCTTGGTATAGATGACGATTTCGGGCATCAAGCTCATCTCGTGGGTCGTATCGGCCATCAGATATGGACCGCGAAGGGGCCCTCCACAACCCTTGCCGCGGTCAACACATCGATGCGAGCCGCGCCGGCACGGCGCAGCACCCGTGCACAGGCCTCAATGGTCGCACCGGTGGTCAGGACATCATCGACCAGCACGAGCTTTCGGCCCCTGACCCAGCCCTTCTTCTCGTCCAAGACCTGGAACGCGCCCGCGACATTGTCCAGCCGCTGGGCCCGGGTCAGCCCGACCTGATGCGAGGTTCGCCGACCGCGCTTCAGCACCAGCGCTTCGTTGGCAATGCCGGTCCGCGCCGACAGGTGGCGCGTCAGTTCGGCCGCCTGATTGAACCGGCGGCGCAAGAGCCGCGTCCAGTGCAGCGGCACCGGGATCAGCGCATCGGCATCTTCGAGGATCTCGCGGCCGGCCCGTGCCATCCAGCCGGCCAGCGCCGGCGCGATCTCCAGCCGGTCGCCATATTTCAGACCATGGACGAGCGCGCGGCCGACATCGTCGAAACGAAAGGCGGCACGGGCCCGGTCGAAGGCCGGCGGATTGGCGATCGCCTGGGGCGAAACCGCGCCCGGACCGAGGTCGAAGGGCAAGGGCGTGCCGAGCCGGTCGCAGACCGGCATTTCGATATAGCCGACCCGCCGCCAGCAGCCCGGACACAGGGCACCGTGGTCGCCGACCGGATTGCGGCAGGCAAGGCAGAGCGGCGGCAAGAGCCAGTCGAGCGCCCGCCGGCCGCCCGCCCGCAGGCGCAATCCGGCTGATCGGCGCGCCGGCTTGATATCGTCGCTCTCGCCATCCATGCGGGTGAGACTAGCCGGGAATGCCGCGCCGGCGGCATCCGGGCTGTGCCGGGGGCATGGGCCAAAGCCATGCGCCAAAAAACAAAGCCGCCGGCAAACCGGCGGCTTTCTTGGTGACCAGGCAGGTGCCGGTCAGGCGTGGGTGGTGATCCACTGCTTCAGCGCCGCCTGCGGCGAGGCGCCGGTCTTGCGATCGACCAGTTTGCCGCCCTTGAAGATCATCAGGGTCGGGATCGACATGATGCCGTAGTTGGAGGCGATTTTCGGGTTCTCGTCGACATTCACCTTGACGATCTTCACCTTGTCGCCAAGTTCGGTCGAGATGGCATCGAGCGCCGGCGCGATCATCCGGCATGGGCCGCACCACGGTGCCCAGAAATCGACCACGACGGGAGCGTCGGCCTTGATGACGTCGCTCTCGAAGGTGGCATCTGTGGTGGCGGAAACGGCACCCATGGCGCTCTCCTGGAATCAAAACTACGGCCAATGAAGGTAGGGATTGCCTCCCCTGCACGTCAAGGATGCGGGCGATCACGTTCACCGTGTCGTGACGGTTATCCTATCCCGATCTTGTGACAGAGCCGCTCGACGCCGAGCGCGACGAGCCCGATTGCCAGGCCCCAGAAGGCCGCGCCGACGCCGAGGACCGAGACACCGGAGGCGGCTGTCGCAAAACTGAGGATCGCCGGAAAGCGGGTCTTGTCGTCGCCCATGGCGATCGACAGCGCCCCCATCAGCGCACCGGCCAGCGCCAGCCCGGCAATCGTGGTGATCAGCGCCTTCGGCATGGCGCCAAACAGCGCCACGAAGGGATCGGCAAAAGCCGCGAGCAGGATGAAGGCAAGACCGTAGACGATACCGGCGGGCCAGCGCTTGGCCCGGTCGGGATGGGCGTCGGGCCCGGCGCAGATCGCCGCGGTGATGGCCGCAAGGTTCGAGGTATGGGCGCCGAACGGCGCCGAGACGAGCGAGGCGATGCCGGTCACCGTCAGCACTGGTCCAACCGGCGGATTGTAGCCATTGGCCCGGAGCACGGCCAGACCCGGCAGGTTCTGCGCCGCCATGGTGACCAGATAAAGCGGCAGGCCGAGCCCGATCAGCGCGCCGGCTTCGAAGCTCGGCGTCACCCATTCCAGCCGGGCAAGGCCGAGATCGCCCGGCAACGGGCCGGCCAGGCCGAGCGCATAGGTGAGCCCGACGCCCATCGCCACCACCACCAGCATGGCGCTGGCCGGATGAACCAGGCGGGCAACCAGGAAGATCACCACCAGCGGCAGCACCAGGAGCGGCGCGCCGGGCGCTGCCAGCACGACATCGGCGACAAATTTGAACAGCACGCCCGCCAGCATCGCCGAGGCAATGCCCGGCGGGATCCGGGCGACCAGGTCGCCGATCGGCCGGACGAGGCCGGTGGCGATGATCAGCACGGCCACGAGCATGAAAGCGCCGACCGCCGCCGGCATGGTGATGGTGCCGCCGGTCGCCGCGATCAGCGCGGCCCCCGGCGTCGACCAGGCGATGATGATCGGCATCTTGTAGCGCCAGGTCAGCGCCATGCCGCTGATCGCCTGAGCGAGCGAAATGGCGGCCAGCCAGGAGATCGTCTGGCCGGGCGTGGCGCCGACCGCCTGGGCCGCCGCGATGACAATGGCAACCGTGCCGGCGAAGCCGACCAGCGGCGCGATGATCCCGGCGGTGAAGGTGGAGAGCGAAAACGGAGGCATGACCATCAGCCGCGTCGGTTGAGGCAGAAAATGCGCCGGGGCACAAAAAAGGCCCGGCTTGGCAGCCGGGCCTTTCCTGTCGCAGAGCTCAAGCTTGCGATCAATAGCGGTAGTGGTCGGCCTTGAACGGACCCTGCTGCGGCACGCCGATATAGGCGGCCTGGTCGGCCCGCAGCTTGGTCAGCTTCACGCCGATCTTCTCCAGGTGCAGCATGGCGACCTTCTCGTCGAGATGCTTCGGCAGGGTATAGACCTTCTTCTCGTACTTGCCGGGATTGGTCCACAATTCGATCTGGGCGATCGTCTGGTTGGTGAACGAAGCCGACATGACGAAGGACGGGTGGCCCATGGCGTTGCCGAGATTGACCAGGCGGCCTTCCGACAGAAGGATGATCCGGTTGCCGCCCGGGAATTCGATCTCGTCGACCTGCGGCTTGACGTTGTTCCACTTGAAGTTCTTCAGGCCGGCGACCTGGATCTCGTTGTCGAAGTGGCCGATGTTGCAGACGATCGCCCGGTCCTTCATGGCGCGCATGTGGTCGACCGTGATGATGTCCTTGTTGCCGGTGGCGGTGACATAGATGTCGGCGCGCGACAGGGCGTCCTCGATGGTCGCGACCTCATAGCCTTCCATCGCCGCCTGCAGGGCGCAGATCGGATCGACTTCCGAGACGATGACGCGGCAGCCGGCCTGGCGCAGCGAAGCGGCCGAGCCCTTGCCGACATCGCCGAAGCCGGCGACGAAGGCGACCTTGCCCGACATCATCACGTCGGTGCCGCGGCGGATCGCGTCGACCAGCGATTCACGGCAGCCGTAGAGGTTGTCGAACTTCGACTTGGTGACGGAGTCGTTGACGTTGATCGCCGGGAACAGCAGCTTGCCGGCGGAGGCCAGCTGATAGAGCCGGTTGACGCCGGTGGTGGTCTCTTCCGAGACGCCCTTGATCGCCTTGGCGAGCTCGCCGAACCAGCCCTTCGGCTTTTCCGCCAGCTTCTTCTTGAGCAGGGCGAAGAAGATTTCCTCTTCTTCCGATTCCGGCTTGTCGAGGAAACCGGCATCGCCGTTCTCGGCGCGCAGGCCGAGATGAACGAACATGGTGGCATCGCCGCCGTCGTCGAGGATCATGTTCGGCGTGCCGCCGCCATGCCAGTCGAACAGCTTGGCGGTGTAGTCCCAGTACTCGGTCAGCGTCTCGCCCTTATAAGCGAAGACCGGGATGCCGGCGGCGGCGATGGCCGCGGCGGCATGATCCTGGGTCGAATAGATGTTGCAGGACACCCAGCGGATGTCGGCGCCGAGAGCCTTCAGGGTCTCGATCAGCACCGCGGTCTGGATGGTCATGTGCAGCGAGCCGGCAATGCGCGCGCCCTTCAGCGGCTGCGACGCACCGAACTCGGCGCGGGTCGCCATGAGACCCGGCATTTCGGTCTCGGCGAGGTCGATTTCCTTGCGGCCGAAGGCGGCGAGCGCGATGTCTTTGACGATGTAGTCGATGGCGGCCATGGGATCCTCTAGGGGACAGGCGGGACGGAACAGGCTTCGCCGGACGCCCGTCCAGCGGTCGCGCGGCCTCTAGCACGCCCATCGGCGCGAGGCAATAAAGACATAAAGATTTCTTTATGTGCGCTGCGGCCAGCTCATGCCCGCCACCGGCCGTCAGGCCGCGCATTGCCTGATCAGGCCGGCGATGAAGGCATCACATTTGGCCAGTTCGGAGATCTCGATCCATTCGTCCGGCTGGTGCGCCTGGGCGATGTCGCCGGGCCCGCAAATGACCGTCGAGAGGCCGGCCTTTTGAAAAAAGCCGGCCTCCGCGCCATAGGCCACCACATGGGTGCCATTGTCGCCGGTCAGCTTGCGGGCGAGCCGCTCGGCCTCGCCCTCGGGTTCGGCGCCGAGCGCCGGCGAGGCATAACCGCGGGTGATGGTGACGCCGGCGCTCGGATGCACCGCCTTCATCTCAGGCTCGATCTCGGTGCGGACGAAATCTTCGTATTCCCGGGCATAATTTTCGCCGTCATCGCCCGGCACGACCCGGACGCCGGTGACGAACTTGCAGTCGAGCGCGGTGATGTTGTGCGCCGTGCCGCCCTGGATCATGCCGACATGCAGCATGGTCCAGCCCGGATCGAAATGTGGCACGCCGCCGGTCCTTTCCGCCTCGGCCTTGTTCTTCAGGTCGCGCTGTTCCAGCCAGGCGACCAGGCGCGCGGCGACCATGACTGCGGAAACGCCGGCATAGCGGTTGCTCGAATGCACCTCGAAGCCGCGCACATGCGTATCGATGCGCAGATAACCCTTGTGCCCGGTGACCACCTTCATCCGGCTTGGCTCGCCGACGATGCAGACCGCGGGCTTGACCCAGTCCTTGCCGAGCCTGGCGATCAGGGCGCGCGCGCCGGCCATGCGGACTTCCTCGTCCGCCGACAGACAAATGTGGATCGGCCGCTTCAGGCCGGCCTTGAGCATGGCCGGCACCGCCGCCAGCACGCAGGCGTCGAAACCCTTCATGTCGCAGGCGCCGCGGCCATAGAGCTTGTCGCCCCTGGCGACCAGGGTGAACGGGTCGCTGCTCCAGGGCTGGCCCTCGACCGGCACCACGTCGACATGGCCCGACAGCACGATCCCGCCATCGACATTGGGGCCGATCGTCGCCCACAGATTGAAATTGCGCCCGTCGGCCAGCGGCACCAGCTCGAAGGCGACGCCATGGGCCTTCAGATAGTCGCCGACGAAGTCGATCAGGGCCCGATTGTCGGTGTCCGAGACGGTCGGGAACCCGACGAGGCGGTGGAGCAGTTCGACGCTGGTCATATGCATCGGCGGATCGAACGCCAGCCGAGCCATGCACGTCAAGATGGCGCATCCGCATGGCTGCTCGATTGACCGATGCCGCGCTGTCCGATTTGCTCTGCCCTCCCGACCGCGAGATCCTTCATGCCCATCGTCAACCGTATCGCCGCCCTGCATGACGAAGTGACTGCCTGGCGCCGCGACCTGCATGAATATCCGGAGCTGCAATTCGACGTGTTTCGCACCGCCGGCATCGTCGCCGAGAAGCTTAAGGAATTCGGCTGCGACGAGGTGGTCACCGGCATCGGCAGAACCGGCGTGGTCGGCCTGATCAAGGGCTCGGGCCAAGGTTCAGGCCAAGGTTCAGGCCAAGGTTCAGGCAAGGTCATCGGGCTGCGCGCCGACATGGACGCCCTGCCGCTGACCGAAATCACCGGCAAGGCCTATGCCTCGAAGACGGCGGGCAAGATGCACGCCTGCGGCCATGACGGCCACACCGCCATGCTCTTGGGCGCCGCCAAATATCTCGCCGAAACGCGCAATTTCGACGGCACGGTCGCGGTCATCTTCCAGCCGGCGGAAGAAGGCGGCGGCGGCGCCCGCGAGATGGTCCAGGATCGCGTCATGGAGCGTTTCGGCATCCAGGAGGTCTATGGCATGCACAATGCGCCGGGGATGCCGGTCGGCACTTTCGCGCTGCGCCCCGGGCCGCTGATGGCGGCGGCCGACGGCATTCGCATCGAAGTCGAGGGCAAGGGCGGCCATGCCGCGCAGCCGCATAATGCGGTCGATACGATCCTCGTCGCCGCGCAGATCGTCGCGAACGTCCAGTCGATCGTCTCGCGCAATGTCGACCCGCTGGAGAAGGTCGTAATCTCGATCTGCGCCTTCAATGCAGGTTTCACCGACAATGTCATCCCGCAGACGGCAACCTTGCTCGGCACCGTGCGCACCCTGTCGTCGGAGCTGCGCGACCTGACCGAGCAGCGCCTGCAAGCCATCGTCGATGGGACCGCGGCGCTCCATGGCGCGACCGCCCGGCTCACCTACCGGCGCGGCGCCCCGGTCACCGCCAACCATGGGGCCGAGGCCGGTTTTGCGGCGGATGCCGCCGCCGCGGTTGTCGGCGAAGCGAGCGTCAACAGGGTGTTTCCGCCGATCATGGGCAGCGAGGACTTTGCCTTCATGCTGGAGGCGCGGCCCGGCGCCTTCATTTTCATTGGCCAGGGCGAAGGAGCCAACGTCCATCACCCGGCCTACGACTTCAACGACGAAATCATCCCGATCGGCATGAGCTATTGGGCGAAAATCGTCGAAAGCCGGCTTCCCGTCTGACATTGACCACGTTTCGCCGCCGCACCGGCAGCACGCCGGCACGGCGTGTCCCATTCCTTTTCGCCCTGGAGCCCCCCATGCCGATCGTCAACCGCATCTCCGCCCTGCATGATGAAGTCACCGCCTGGCGGCGCGACCTGCACGAACATCCGGAGTTGCAGTTCGACGTCCACCGCACCGCCGGCATCGTCGCCGAGAAGCTGAGGAGCTTCGGCTGCGACGAGGTGGTCACCGGCATTGGCCGAACCGGCGTGGTCGGCATCATCAAGGGTTCCAACAGTTCTGGCAAAATCGGCGGTTCGGGCAAGGTGATCGGGCTGCGCGCCGACATGGATGCGCTGCCGCTGACCGAGATGTCGGGCAAGCCCCATGCCTCGAAGACCCCCGGCAAGATGCATGCCTGCGGCCATGACGGCCACACCGCCATGTTGCTCGGCGCCGCCAAATATCTCGCCGAGACACGCAATTTCGACGGCGCGGTCGCGGTCATCTTCCAGCCCGCGGAAGAGGGCGAGAAGGGCGGCCAGGCCATGGTCGACGACGGCATGATGGAGCGTTTCGGCATCCAGGAGGTCTATGGCATGCACAATGCGCCGGGACTGCCGGTCGGCGCCTTTGCGCTCAGGCCCGGTCCGCTGCTCGCGGCCGTCGACAATTTCCGCGTCGACGTCGAAGGCAAGGGCGGCCACGCCGCCAAGCCGCATCTGTCGGTCGACACGATCCTGGTCGCGGCCCATATCGTCACGGCGGTCCAATCGATCGTCTCGCGCAATGTCGACCCGCTGGAAAACGCCGTGGTCTCGATCTGCGCCTTCAATGCCGGCTTTGCCAACAATGTCATTCCGCAGACCGCCGAATTGCGCGGCACGGTGCGCACCTTGAGTCCGGAGGTCAGAGATTTCGTCGAGAAGCGGCTGAAGGAGGTGGTCGAAGGCACCGCCGCCCTGTTCGGCGCCAAGGCAAGCCTCACTTACGAGCGCATCGTGCCGGTGACCGTCAATAACGAGGCGCACACGCCGTTTGCCGCCGATGCCGCCGCGGCCGTGGTCGGCGAGACAAGCGTCAACCGCGACGCTATTCCGGTCATGGGCGGCGAGGATTTCTCCTATATGCTGAATGCGCGTCCCGGCGCCTTCATCTTCATCGGCCAGGGCGATACGGCGAATGTCCATCACCCGGCTTACGACTTCAATGACGAGATCATCCCGATCGGCATGAGCTATTGGGCAAAGCTCGTGGAGACGCGGCTCACCGCCTGAAACCTGCCCGTTCAACCGCCGTCTCCCCATGGCCTGGAAAGGCCGAGACTGGCGTGACCCAGACCTGACATCCACCCGTTTTCTGTTCGGAGACCCCCATGCCCATCAACAACCGCATTTCCGCGCTTCACGACGAAGTCACCGCCTGGCGGCGCGACCTGCACGAACATCCCGAGCTGCAGTTCGACGTGCACCGCACCGCCGGCATCGTCGCCGACAAGCTCAGGGAATTCGGTTGCGACGAGGTGGTCACCGGCATCGGCAAGACCGGCGTGGTCGGCCTGATCAAGGGTTCAAAGAGCGGATCAGGCAAGGTGATCGGGCTGCGCGCCGACATGGACGCCCTGCCGCTGACCGAGATCACCGGCAAGGCCTATGCCTCCAAGACCGCCGGCAAGATGCACGCCTGCGGCCATGACGGCCACACCGCCATGCTCTTGGGCGCCGCCAAATATCTCGCCGAGACGCGCAATTTCGACGGCACCGTGGCGGTCATCTTCCAGCCGGCCGAAGAGGGCGGCGGCGGCGGCCGTGAAATGGTCAATGACGGCATGATGGACCGCTTCGGCATCCAGGAGGTCTATGGCATGCACAACACGCCGGGCATGCCGGTCGGCGCCTTCGCGCTACGCGCCGGCCCGCTGCTGGCGGCGGCCGACCGCATCCGCATCGAGGTCGAGGGCAAGGGCGGCCACGCCGCCAAGCCGCATCTGTCGGTCGACACCGTGCTGGTCGCGTCCCAGATCGTCGCCAATGTCCAGTCGATCGTCTCGCGCAACGTCAATCCACTCGACAATGTCGTGGTCTCGATCTGCGCCTTCAATGCCGGCTTCACCGACAATGTCATCCCGCAGACCGCCACCTTGCTCGGCACGGTGCGCACGCTGACGCCGGAAATGCGCGATTTCGTCGAAGCCCGCCTGCATGCCGTCGTCGAAGGCACGGCCGCCTTGTTCGGCGCGACCGCCAAGCTGCATTATTCCCGTGACTATCCGGTCACCGCCAACCATGCCGAGAACACCGTCTTCGCAGCCGACGCCGCCGCCGCGGTGGTCGGCGAAGCCGGTGTCGAGCGTAACGTCACCCCGGTCATGGGCGGCGAGGATTTCTCGTTCATGCTGGAGGCCCGTCCCGGCGCCTTCATCTTCGTCGGCCAGGGCGAGAGCGCCGGCCTGCATCACCCGGCCTATGACTTCAACGACGAGATCATCCCGATCGGCATGAGCTATTGGGCCAAGCTCGTCGAAATGCGGCTC
This portion of the Phreatobacter stygius genome encodes:
- a CDS encoding ComF family protein, with the protein product MDGESDDIKPARRSAGLRLRAGGRRALDWLLPPLCLACRNPVGDHGALCPGCWRRVGYIEMPVCDRLGTPLPFDLGPGAVSPQAIANPPAFDRARAAFRFDDVGRALVHGLKYGDRLEIAPALAGWMARAGREILEDADALIPVPLHWTRLLRRRFNQAAELTRHLSARTGIANEALVLKRGRRTSHQVGLTRAQRLDNVAGAFQVLDEKKGWVRGRKLVLVDDVLTTGATIEACARVLRRAGAARIDVLTAARVVEGPFAVHI
- the trxA gene encoding thioredoxin, whose product is MGAVSATTDATFESDVIKADAPVVVDFWAPWCGPCRMIAPALDAISTELGDKVKIVKVNVDENPKIASNYGIMSIPTLMIFKGGKLVDRKTGASPQAALKQWITTHA
- a CDS encoding benzoate/H(+) symporter BenE family transporter; translation: MVMPPFSLSTFTAGIIAPLVGFAGTVAIVIAAAQAVGATPGQTISWLAAISLAQAISGMALTWRYKMPIIIAWSTPGAALIAATGGTITMPAAVGAFMLVAVLIIATGLVRPIGDLVARIPPGIASAMLAGVLFKFVADVVLAAPGAPLLVLPLVVIFLVARLVHPASAMLVVVAMGVGLTYALGLAGPLPGDLGLARLEWVTPSFEAGALIGLGLPLYLVTMAAQNLPGLAVLRANGYNPPVGPVLTVTGIASLVSAPFGAHTSNLAAITAAICAGPDAHPDRAKRWPAGIVYGLAFILLAAFADPFVALFGAMPKALITTIAGLALAGALMGALSIAMGDDKTRFPAILSFATAASGVSVLGVGAAFWGLAIGLVALGVERLCHKIGIG
- the ahcY gene encoding adenosylhomocysteinase, with the translated sequence MAAIDYIVKDIALAAFGRKEIDLAETEMPGLMATRAEFGASQPLKGARIAGSLHMTIQTAVLIETLKALGADIRWVSCNIYSTQDHAAAAIAAAGIPVFAYKGETLTEYWDYTAKLFDWHGGGTPNMILDDGGDATMFVHLGLRAENGDAGFLDKPESEEEEIFFALLKKKLAEKPKGWFGELAKAIKGVSEETTTGVNRLYQLASAGKLLFPAINVNDSVTKSKFDNLYGCRESLVDAIRRGTDVMMSGKVAFVAGFGDVGKGSAASLRQAGCRVIVSEVDPICALQAAMEGYEVATIEDALSRADIYVTATGNKDIITVDHMRAMKDRAIVCNIGHFDNEIQVAGLKNFKWNNVKPQVDEIEFPGGNRIILLSEGRLVNLGNAMGHPSFVMSASFTNQTIAQIELWTNPGKYEKKVYTLPKHLDEKVAMLHLEKIGVKLTKLRADQAAYIGVPQQGPFKADHYRY
- the argE gene encoding acetylornithine deacetylase: MHMTSVELLHRLVGFPTVSDTDNRALIDFVGDYLKAHGVAFELVPLADGRNFNLWATIGPNVDGGIVLSGHVDVVPVEGQPWSSDPFTLVARGDKLYGRGACDMKGFDACVLAAVPAMLKAGLKRPIHICLSADEEVRMAGARALIARLGKDWVKPAVCIVGEPSRMKVVTGHKGYLRIDTHVRGFEVHSSNRYAGVSAVMVAARLVAWLEQRDLKNKAEAERTGGVPHFDPGWTMLHVGMIQGGTAHNITALDCKFVTGVRVVPGDDGENYAREYEDFVRTEIEPEMKAVHPSAGVTITRGYASPALGAEPEGEAERLARKLTGDNGTHVVAYGAEAGFFQKAGLSTVICGPGDIAQAHQPDEWIEISELAKCDAFIAGLIRQCAA
- a CDS encoding M20 aminoacylase family protein; amino-acid sequence: MPIVNRIAALHDEVTAWRRDLHEYPELQFDVFRTAGIVAEKLKEFGCDEVVTGIGRTGVVGLIKGSGQGSGQGSGQGSGKVIGLRADMDALPLTEITGKAYASKTAGKMHACGHDGHTAMLLGAAKYLAETRNFDGTVAVIFQPAEEGGGGAREMVQDRVMERFGIQEVYGMHNAPGMPVGTFALRPGPLMAAADGIRIEVEGKGGHAAQPHNAVDTILVAAQIVANVQSIVSRNVDPLEKVVISICAFNAGFTDNVIPQTATLLGTVRTLSSELRDLTEQRLQAIVDGTAALHGATARLTYRRGAPVTANHGAEAGFAADAAAAVVGEASVNRVFPPIMGSEDFAFMLEARPGAFIFIGQGEGANVHHPAYDFNDEIIPIGMSYWAKIVESRLPV
- a CDS encoding M20 aminoacylase family protein is translated as MPIVNRISALHDEVTAWRRDLHEHPELQFDVHRTAGIVAEKLRSFGCDEVVTGIGRTGVVGIIKGSNSSGKIGGSGKVIGLRADMDALPLTEMSGKPHASKTPGKMHACGHDGHTAMLLGAAKYLAETRNFDGAVAVIFQPAEEGEKGGQAMVDDGMMERFGIQEVYGMHNAPGLPVGAFALRPGPLLAAVDNFRVDVEGKGGHAAKPHLSVDTILVAAHIVTAVQSIVSRNVDPLENAVVSICAFNAGFANNVIPQTAELRGTVRTLSPEVRDFVEKRLKEVVEGTAALFGAKASLTYERIVPVTVNNEAHTPFAADAAAAVVGETSVNRDAIPVMGGEDFSYMLNARPGAFIFIGQGDTANVHHPAYDFNDEIIPIGMSYWAKLVETRLTA
- a CDS encoding M20 aminoacylase family protein, with the protein product MPINNRISALHDEVTAWRRDLHEHPELQFDVHRTAGIVADKLREFGCDEVVTGIGKTGVVGLIKGSKSGSGKVIGLRADMDALPLTEITGKAYASKTAGKMHACGHDGHTAMLLGAAKYLAETRNFDGTVAVIFQPAEEGGGGGREMVNDGMMDRFGIQEVYGMHNTPGMPVGAFALRAGPLLAAADRIRIEVEGKGGHAAKPHLSVDTVLVASQIVANVQSIVSRNVNPLDNVVVSICAFNAGFTDNVIPQTATLLGTVRTLTPEMRDFVEARLHAVVEGTAALFGATAKLHYSRDYPVTANHAENTVFAADAAAAVVGEAGVERNVTPVMGGEDFSFMLEARPGAFIFVGQGESAGLHHPAYDFNDEIIPIGMSYWAKLVEMRLAA